The genomic stretch CCGAATAATCCGCCCGTGACCGATAAAGTGGCTTCGAGATAAAGCCACTTTTCTATATCCTTTTTGTCGGCAATGCCTGTGGACACGAAGAAAGATGCGATAAAGCCACTGGTAGTTAATTCAAAGGCCATCTCTTCCCAAAGGTGAACTACCCAAAATTTCACGGCTTCATCAGCAACCGGATTGCTATAGTGTAGTATATTGGGAATAAGCAATACACAAAGTAAGACGACACCGACGGTCATTATTCCCGTTGCTGGCGTTAATCTTTGTCTATTTTCCCAAAGGGTTCTTACTAAATTGTAGGCTCCGATTAGGATCCCCAGGGAAATTCCCGCATAAAAAATGGGCAGGCCATCGAGATATTCGCGCCCATTGCCGATTCCTAAAGCTAAGCTTCCCAACAATCCTAAGGAGGTCACAAGCAAAATTGCAAATTGCCAACGGGCCAGCTTTGGGGAGTGGATATCGGTCTTAAGCTGCTCTGCGGTGAAATAATAGACCATCCCCAGCATTCCGATAACCGGCCAAAATGTGGCCAAAGCAAGGTGAACTGCACGACCATATTCACCAGAAACCGGTGAGGGTAAATCGGGGATAACCAGCGAGGTTGCTCCAAGCAAAGCAACGATTCCTTGAACTCCAAAAAGGAATACGGCATAGAGCGTATATCTACGGGCAACTTGTTTTCCGGAGAGCGCCTTCAAAGAATATCCCCGCTTTCCAACTTTATCGGTGTGGGTGGCCACCCTAAGGTGGGAATGGTCCTCATATATTCGAAATAAGCAATAATATCTTGGGTTTCCAAAGGGGTTAATGAGGGATGTTTCTCTTCTTGATGGGGAGGGATAACGGGCGGGTGACGGAAGAAAGCATTGATTTCATCAGGACTTCGTTTAGCCATGATGTGGGTAAGATCTTCTCCCACGTACCCCCCCTGCCCAAGCAAAGTGTGGCAACTCACACAATTATGGCTCTGCCAAACGTCCTTGCCAGCGCTTGCCTCTTGGCTGATTGGTATGTCAATTTTCCAAGAAAATCTAACGCTTAACACAAAGATTGCTAATGAAGCTGAGGAAATGAGAATAAAGGTTCTGAGTCTCATTCAATCATCCATTCTCTAACAAGATCCTAATGACTTGCATACTTGTATTTAGTATGGACAATTTTACCAGATAAATACAATAGGGAACCGCCCTAACCAAGGACGGTTCCCTATTGCTTTACTCAAGCTATCAACGCTGGCTCTTATCATAGGGTATGCCTTCTGCTTTCGGTGCTCTTGATTTCTGCGAGGTAAAGGCGAGTACCACCATGGTGGCAAGGTAAGGCAACATTTTATAAAAGGTTTGGTTGATGTCCAAAGCATGCAGGAAGGGAATGAGAGCAATGGAATAGGCCAAGGTGCGCAGAAAGGCGAAGAAAAGAGCTGCGAGCAAGATCTGGAAGGGCTTCCATTGACCGAAGATCATTACAGCCAAAGCCAAGAAGCCAAAACCGGCTACCCCGGTGTGACCATTGATGTTGCTGTTCATTACCCCTACTGCGTAGAAGAAACCGCCGATTCCTCCCAGAAAACCGGAGAGGCTGACACCGGCATAGCGCATCAGGTGAACATTAATCCCTACGGAATCAGCAGCATGAGGATGCTCGCCGCAGGCCCGCAGGCGCAGCCCAAAACGTGTCTTATAGAAGATGATGGCTGCCATAACTAGGAAAAGGAAACCAAGATAGACGGTGATGTAGGTGTTTTGGAAAAACAATCTTCCGAGCACGGGCAAATCACTTAAGATCGGAACTTCTCGAATATAAAAATTCACGTTGGTGGTGATTCCATCACTATTAAAAGAAATTTTGGAATAAAGGAGGATCATACCAGGAACCAGCATGTTCAAGGCCGTTCCGGAAATGGTTTGGTCAGCTTTCATGGTTACGGCAGCTAGGGAAAGGAGTAAAGAAAAGAGTATTCCGGCCAAAGCAGAAACAATCATGCCCAGGAGTAATATATACTGGGTGTTCATCGTCGAGCCCTGAGTAAAGTAGACAAAGAGGCAACCAAAGAAGGCTCCGAAGAGCATAATCCCCTCTAAGGCGATATTGATGACCCCACTGCGCTCGCTAAACATCCCACCCAGTGCCACGAGGAGCAAGGGGATGGCTACGGGAAGCGTGTTTTGTACCAAATAATAGATTGTATCCATACTACTCCTCCTCTTTTGAAGCACTAGAGCTATCATGATGATTAGAATATATTTCTTCAGCGTTTATGTCCGCAGACGCATGTTGAGCAGAATGCTCATTCACGAATTCCTTACTATTTTTCTTAAAGATTTTCTTAAAGAAAGAGGCTACTGTTGTATTCATCAGCATGGCAAAGGCTGAGAAATAAATAATGACCGCAATTACAATATCGATAATCTCCGGTTTATACCCGTAAAGGCTTGCTAAGGTGCCGCCTCTCTGGATATGGGAGATAAATACTGCCGCAAAGATAATTCCCAGAGGATTGTTGCTACCGAGGAGGGCGACGGCAATTCCGTTAAAGCCATTGGCAGCGATAACGTTGATGGGTTCATAGGTCATGCTACTGCCAGCAATCGTCGAGGGTGCAAGAATTGCAAAGGCTCCACCAAGTCCAGCCATAGCTCCGGCAATGCCCATGGTAAGGATAATATTGCGCTTACCGTTCATTCCGGCATAGGTACTAGCATACTTGTTAAAACCGGTGGCTTTCAGTTCGAAACCAAAAGTGGTCTTGTTCAAGATAACCCAGAGTGCCACAGCAATAAGTATGGCAATAAAGATGGAAATATTGGCATTGGATCGTTCTATGCCCAAGGAGGGCAATTGAGCGGAGGCGGGAAGATAGGCTGTTCGAGTTTTGGAGGAAATATACATCGTAGCATTGCCCTGAATGAGCATATCCACTAAGTACATGCCAATATAGTTGAACATGATCGAGGTAATTACTTCATGGACGTTTAGAATAGCTTTGAAAATTCCTGGGATCAAGCCCCATAGTAGTCCACCAACCATGCCGGCGAGGACACAGACGACCCAATGGATACCAACGGGAAGGTCCCACATAAAGCCTACATATAAAGCAAAAAACATGCCCATCGTGTATTGCCCGGAAGCCCCGATATTGAAAAGCCCCATCTTAAAGGCAAAGCCCACAGCTAATCCGGTCATAAGGATCGGGGTTGCAAAATAGATAACATCGGCAAAACGCTTAACGCCACCGATGAGTAACATTTGCAAACCGGAAAATGCGTTGGCAGGATTGGCGAAGGCCATAATAATAAAGGCAAAAACAAAGCCGAGAATGATGGACATGAGGGCGGCGGTCAAAGCAGAAAAGCTTTTACTATAGATAAATCGTTTCATGCTCATTCTCCTTTAGTTGATCGCGTTTTGCTCCTGACATGTAGAGGCCCAGCTCCTGAACGGTAGTGGTCTGCGGATCTAATTCGCCGACGATTTCACCCTCATACATGACCAAAATTCGGTCGCTGACGTTCATGACTTCTTCAAGCTCTAAAGAGACCAACAGAACAGCCTTACCGGCATTTCGTCCGGCCACAAGCTGTTGATGGATATATTCGATGGCCCCAACATCCAGTCCTCGTGTGGGTTGAACAGCTACCAAAAGCTCATGCTCTTTGTCGATTTCGCGAGCAATAATCGCTTTTTGCTGATTCCCACCGGACATGCTACGTACGACAGTTAACGGGCCTTGCCCACTTCTTACATCGTATTGTTCAATCAATCGTTCCGCATAGGAGCGTACCGCTTGGCGTTTAAGGAACCCAAAACGTTGAAATTCTGGCTGCCAGTAGCGCTGAATCACCAAATTATCTTCTAAAGTATAATCCAGAACGAGCCCGTACTTGTGTCGATCCTCCGGTATATGACTCATACCGGATTTTGAACGGGTGCGAATCGAAGCTTTAGAAATATCTTTGTCACAAAGGGTGATGGATCCGCTGGTGTGGTTTTCCAAACCGGTCAGTGCTGCGACAAATTCAGTTTGCCCATTACCGTCAATGCCGGCGAGACAAACTATTTCTCCTGCACGAACTTGGAAAGACACGTTGTTTACAGCGTCCTTCTTACTGGTTTTTGAAGGCACAGAGATATTTTTTACGGATAAAACCACTTTTTCTGGTTGGCTTCCTTCTTTTTTGACCCGAAAGCTCACGTCCCGGCCGACCATCATGCGCGAGAGCTCTTCTTTAGTTGTTTCCTTTATTTCAACAGTGCCTACACATTGACCTTTACGCAATACGGTGCAACGATCGGCAACCGCCATAATCTCGTTCAATTTATGAGTTATGAATAAGATCGATTTACCTTCTTGAGCAAAACGGCGCATGATTCCCATCAGCTCATCAATTTCCTGAGGGGTTAAAACGGCTGTGGGTTCATCAAAAATCAAGATTTCATTATCTCGATAGAGCATTTTAAGAATTTCAACCCGTTGTTGCATTCCTACCGAAATTTTTTCAATGACAGCATCGGGATCCACTTCCAGACCATATTGTTTACTTAACGCTAAGACTTTTTCTTTAGCCTTTGTCTTCTGCAAAAATCCGAAACTATGGGGCTCTACCCCGAGAATGATATTATCAAGAACAGTGAAAATCTCTACTAGCTTAAAGTGCTGATGGACCATGCCAATTCCTAGAGCGTTAGCATCATTGGGGTTATTGATTTTTACGACTTGTCCGTTCTTGCGGACCTCACCGTGCTCCGGCTGGTATAAACCAAAAAGAACGCTCATTAGAGTAGACTTCCCGGCCCCGTTTTCTCCCAGCAAAGCGTGTATTTCACCCTTTTTTAAGCGCAGGGTGATATTATCATTGGCTTTAATACCGGGAAACTCCTTAGTTATATTGAGCATTTCAATAATATTATCGTCCATGCTAACCTCTCTTCTTCGTTATAAATCAACTACACAAAAACAAGGAAAAGGGGAAAGGGTAGTCCCTTTCCCCTATACCAGGTTGCCAAAAATGAGGCTAGTTATTGATATTATCTAACTTCAACTTTAACTATAGCAAGCTTAAGACCGGAAACAAGCTCATCGGCCGTAGCATAACCGTTAGGATCGGCTACAGTGATGGTACGGATAGGATCTACAGCGCCATCAACAAGCGTTGCATAAGCTTTGGCGTATTGTTCTTTGGTGAATTTTTGGAAACGGTCAAAAGGATTGCCGTCGGGTTGGTCGAGGACGACAGTGGGGAGACCAATTCCGTCATTCTTAGCATCGAAGTAGGTTGTCTTTCCGGAAAAAGTACTCCAGCTGTCAGTCTTGTAGATAGACTCGAGAACTTGAACAACCGAAGCGCGCAGGCCTTTAGTTGCTGAAGTAATAACGGTTTCACTGTCATATCGTTGATCCACATCGACGCCGATGACTTTTTTGTCGGCTTCAGCAGCTGCGGACATAACACTTTTACCCACCGAACCGCCACAGGCAAAGATTAATTCCGTACCACCTTGGTACATGGTTTTTGCGGTAGCTTTATTGGTATCAGTTTCTGCAAAATCACCAGTGTAATGATAAATTGCCGAAATAGCGCCATCAGCAAGACCTAATTCTGCAGCCGCCGCTTCAGCACCTTGTAAATAGCCATAACCAAATGCTTGAACTGCAGGAACAGCCATTCCGCCCATAAAGCCAAGCTTAGTCATGCCGTCCATAACTGCAGCATAACCGGCCAAGTAGCCAGATTCTTCTTCAGCGTAGAGGACACTTGCCACGTTTTCTTTGGTTTCAAATGTTTTGTAATCAGCAGTATGCGGAGTTCCATCTAACAGGATGAATTTCACTTCTGGGTATCTAGTTTGTGCTTCAAAGATAGGAACTTCAAATAAGAATCCCGGTGTGACGATAACCTTAGCGCCGCCAGCGACAGCTAAATCGATAGCAGCTAGGTAGCCTGTATCGGATGCTTCTTCGGGTTTATAGTATTTGTGGGTGATGGTGTTGGCTTCAGCAAATTCAACGACGCCTTCCCAAGAACCTTGGTTGAAGGATTTGTCATCGATATTGCCTTTGTCGGTGATGAGAGCAATCTCAAAACCGTCCTTTGGAGTTTCAGTGTTCGTTCCGGCACTAGGCGGGTTATTGGTGGCCGAACTGCCGCATCCCGTAACCATAAGGGCTACTAATAGGACAACCAAGAGCACCGATGTGATTTTTTTCATTTTCCTCTTCTCCTTTTGTCTCCTTCTTTTTTGGCAAATTTATGTATTATGTATCCCAAATTTATTGTACCATTGATACCAAAATTTTCAACTATTGAATTTTAAAAATAATTACTACTGCCGGATCGCTTAATGTGTCTCAACCAAAGAGTGTGTTTCATATGATACATCATCGCATGATGACTTTGTTGAATATTTAGATACGGGAGGTTTAAATGAAAATTTTAGTGACTGGCGGAAAAGGAGTCGTTGGAAC from Desulfitobacterium dichloroeliminans LMG P-21439 encodes the following:
- a CDS encoding cbb3-type cytochrome c oxidase subunit I gives rise to the protein MKALSGKQVARRYTLYAVFLFGVQGIVALLGATSLVIPDLPSPVSGEYGRAVHLALATFWPVIGMLGMVYYFTAEQLKTDIHSPKLARWQFAILLVTSLGLLGSLALGIGNGREYLDGLPIFYAGISLGILIGAYNLVRTLWENRQRLTPATGIMTVGVVLLCVLLIPNILHYSNPVADEAVKFWVVHLWEEMAFELTTSGFIASFFVSTGIADKKDIEKWLYLEATLSVTGGLFGTGHHYFWIGFPSIWLFLGSFFSVIQAIPVLLLAYMIYKGFKNHKVLSLKEKLAMWLILSSIFHHLTGATLLGLLMTIPWVNLYTHGTYITSGHAHLALFGTIGFLILAGAYTILSDRDNPTPKTYRYGVMGIILLNFGLIGMSSCLLIAGFLQTYLWRVLGLDFMAVSSILSPYLILRALSGSLFTLGAMILCTIIIRTWWKTRPVRRKTAN
- a CDS encoding c-type cytochrome, which gives rise to MRLRTFILISSASLAIFVLSVRFSWKIDIPISQEASAGKDVWQSHNCVSCHTLLGQGGYVGEDLTHIMAKRSPDEINAFFRHPPVIPPHQEEKHPSLTPLETQDIIAYFEYMRTIPTLGWPPTPIKLESGDIL
- a CDS encoding ABC transporter permease — encoded protein: MDTIYYLVQNTLPVAIPLLLVALGGMFSERSGVINIALEGIMLFGAFFGCLFVYFTQGSTMNTQYILLLGMIVSALAGILFSLLLSLAAVTMKADQTISGTALNMLVPGMILLYSKISFNSDGITTNVNFYIREVPILSDLPVLGRLFFQNTYITVYLGFLFLVMAAIIFYKTRFGLRLRACGEHPHAADSVGINVHLMRYAGVSLSGFLGGIGGFFYAVGVMNSNINGHTGVAGFGFLALAVMIFGQWKPFQILLAALFFAFLRTLAYSIALIPFLHALDINQTFYKMLPYLATMVVLAFTSQKSRAPKAEGIPYDKSQR
- a CDS encoding ABC transporter permease, coding for MKRFIYSKSFSALTAALMSIILGFVFAFIIMAFANPANAFSGLQMLLIGGVKRFADVIYFATPILMTGLAVGFAFKMGLFNIGASGQYTMGMFFALYVGFMWDLPVGIHWVVCVLAGMVGGLLWGLIPGIFKAILNVHEVITSIMFNYIGMYLVDMLIQGNATMYISSKTRTAYLPASAQLPSLGIERSNANISIFIAILIAVALWVILNKTTFGFELKATGFNKYASTYAGMNGKRNIILTMGIAGAMAGLGGAFAILAPSTIAGSSMTYEPINVIAANGFNGIAVALLGSNNPLGIIFAAVFISHIQRGGTLASLYGYKPEIIDIVIAVIIYFSAFAMLMNTTVASFFKKIFKKNSKEFVNEHSAQHASADINAEEIYSNHHDSSSASKEEE
- a CDS encoding ABC transporter ATP-binding protein — translated: MDDNIIEMLNITKEFPGIKANDNITLRLKKGEIHALLGENGAGKSTLMSVLFGLYQPEHGEVRKNGQVVKINNPNDANALGIGMVHQHFKLVEIFTVLDNIILGVEPHSFGFLQKTKAKEKVLALSKQYGLEVDPDAVIEKISVGMQQRVEILKMLYRDNEILIFDEPTAVLTPQEIDELMGIMRRFAQEGKSILFITHKLNEIMAVADRCTVLRKGQCVGTVEIKETTKEELSRMMVGRDVSFRVKKEGSQPEKVVLSVKNISVPSKTSKKDAVNNVSFQVRAGEIVCLAGIDGNGQTEFVAALTGLENHTSGSITLCDKDISKASIRTRSKSGMSHIPEDRHKYGLVLDYTLEDNLVIQRYWQPEFQRFGFLKRQAVRSYAERLIEQYDVRSGQGPLTVVRSMSGGNQQKAIIAREIDKEHELLVAVQPTRGLDVGAIEYIHQQLVAGRNAGKAVLLVSLELEEVMNVSDRILVMYEGEIVGELDPQTTTVQELGLYMSGAKRDQLKENEHETIYL
- a CDS encoding BMP family lipoprotein; translated protein: MKKITSVLLVVLLVALMVTGCGSSATNNPPSAGTNTETPKDGFEIALITDKGNIDDKSFNQGSWEGVVEFAEANTITHKYYKPEEASDTGYLAAIDLAVAGGAKVIVTPGFLFEVPIFEAQTRYPEVKFILLDGTPHTADYKTFETKENVASVLYAEEESGYLAGYAAVMDGMTKLGFMGGMAVPAVQAFGYGYLQGAEAAAAELGLADGAISAIYHYTGDFAETDTNKATAKTMYQGGTELIFACGGSVGKSVMSAAAEADKKVIGVDVDQRYDSETVITSATKGLRASVVQVLESIYKTDSWSTFSGKTTYFDAKNDGIGLPTVVLDQPDGNPFDRFQKFTKEQYAKAYATLVDGAVDPIRTITVADPNGYATADELVSGLKLAIVKVEVR